The following proteins come from a genomic window of Triticum aestivum cultivar Chinese Spring chromosome 6A, IWGSC CS RefSeq v2.1, whole genome shotgun sequence:
- the LOC123129944 gene encoding outer envelope protein 61-like produces MMNPEMMRLAEEQMRRMSPDDLARMQRQLASNPDLVKLASESMRNMTPQDLKLAAQQLNQTSPEEMLSMAEKLATAKPEEFAAMKAQADAQISHVISGAKTLKQQGNELHSRGRYAEAAAKYDLAKGSLKNVPSAAAHTLRVQCSLNLMSCYLKSGKFQECVNEGSEVLLGCDDSSNVVVKAYYRRGQAYRGLGNLQAAVTDLSKAHEISPEDETIAEVLRETQGKLAAEGNMPTGIVVEEVVEELPKGVVVEEIVEELPTFQPPSLQNVAENHDEIVVNNQSPSSSIADMQEAVRKSMEDPAMRQMFTSMMENMSPDVMADLSDKFGLKLSKEDAAKAQQAMSSLSPEGLERMMRWIGRAQRGVEVANKTKNWLIARKGLVIAIVMLILVLILLRLGLSAKSTLWVCSQLTKWIFAKTNKYK; encoded by the coding sequence ATGATGAACCCGGAGATGATGCGGCTGGCGGAGGAGCAGATGCGGCGCATGTCCCCGGACGACCTGGCCAGGATGCAGCGGCAGCTCGCGTCCAACCCCGACCTGGTAAAGCTGGCATCCGAGAGCATGAGAAACATGACGCCTCAGGACCTCAAACTTGCCGCTCAGCAGCTGAACCAAACTAGCCCAGAGGAGATGCTTTCCATGGCCGAAAAGCTCGCCACGGCTAAGCCCGAGGAGTTCGCCGCCATGAAGGCGCAAGCTGACGCTCAGATCTCACACGTCATATCTGGTGCCAAGACGCTGAAGCAGCAGGGGAACGAGCTTCACAGCCGTGGGCGGTACGCCGAGGCTGCTGCCAAGTACGACCTCGCCAAGGGTAGCTTGAAGAACGTGCCGTCGGCAGCCGCGCACACGTTAAGAGTGCAGTGCAGCCTTAATCTGATGTCCTGTTACCTGAAATCGGGCAAGTTTCAGGAGTGCGTAAACGAAGGGTCAGAGGTTCTTCTAGGTTGTGATGATTCAAGCAATGTTGTCGTCAAGGCGTACTACCGGAGGGGTCAGGCGTACAGAGGACTGGGGAACCTTCAGGCTGCAGTCACTGACTTGAGTAAAGCCCATGAAATCTCTCCCGAGGATGAAACCATCGCTGAGGTACTGAGAGAAACACAGGGAAAACttgcagctgaaggaaatatgccaacAGGAATTGTTGTTGAAGAGGTTGTAGAAGAACTTCCAAAAGGAGTTGTTGTTGAAGAGATTGTAGAAGAACTTCCAACTTTCCAGCCTCCGTCTTTGCAAAATGTTGCGGAGAACCATGATGAAATAGTAGTAAACAACCAGTCGCCATCCAGTTCTATAGCTGATATGCAAGAAGCCGTGAGAAAATCCATGGAGGACCCTGCTATGAGGCAGATGTTTACGTCCATGATGGAGAACATGAGTCCTGATGTAATGGCGGACTTGAGTGACAAGTTCGGCTTGAAGCTGTCCAAGGAGGATGCTGCCAAAGCTCAGCAAGCTATGTCTTCATTATCTCCAGAAGGTCTAGAAAGAATGATGAGATGGATCGGCAGAGCACAGCGAGGAGTAGAAGTAGCAAACAAGACAAAGAACTGGCTCATAGCCAGGAAGGGCTTGGTCATTGCCATTGTCATGCTGATCTTGGTCTTGATTCTCCTGCGGCTTGGACTCAGTGCCAAATCCACGTTATGGGTGTGTAGTCAATTAACCAAATGGATTTTCGCCAAAACCAATAAATACAAGTGA
- the LOC123129945 gene encoding uncharacterized protein, with protein sequence MPPGRGRRGRTEQRHPPETGRRDEGAPSRPTPPFPAFASQGMKTRRPRQPPPASLPFAEILSRVPYRSLCRFRCVSKAWRVLCSHRAIQRRVPQTLSGFFHTHHSDGGLRFSNLSGGGAPLVDASLPFLRRRYASVKLEQCSSSLLLCKCRESEEDEECDYVVCNPMTRQWTVLPPIVWQDEEDGEPVYFRVVQPFLGFDPAFPSRFVVFSPLVEVCDDVAIYSSETGRWTRNSEWGDNSEYPSFSAECAFLNGMMHFLHLVIEEPLIAVVDTEGDVCGEITLPEGMEDASSGYSSIGYSQGKLHAWYMHPHYYELSVWVLEDYASEKWTLKHTVDVPELFGRESTEEDCDEEDRTYKYEMFAIHPEHNLIFLTDWKEVNLSYDMDSKEVHLMCTSGDFLGGLPYIPSFADLVVG encoded by the exons ATGCCGCCAGGACGAGGACGGCGTGGCCGCACGGAGCAGCGCCACCCGCCGGAGACCGGCCGCCGCGACGAGGGTGCTCCGTCACGTCCCACGCCGCCGTTCCCCGCCTTCGCTTCTCAG GGGATGAAGACGAGGAGGCCGAGGCAGCCGCCGCCGGCGAGCCTCCCCTTCGCCGAGATCCTGTCGCGGGTGCCCTACCGGTCGCTCTGCCGCTTCCGGTGCGTGTCCAAGGCGTGGCGAGTCCTCTGCTCCCACCGGGCCATCCAAAGGAGGGTGCCGCAGACCCTCTCCGGATTCTTCCACACCCACCACTCGGACGGCGGCCTCCGTTTCAGCAATCTGTCCGGGGGAGGCGCCCCTCTGGTCGACGCTTCGCTCCCTTTCCTCCGCAGGAGGTACGCGAGCGTCAAGCTCGAGCAATGCAGCAGCAGCCTTCTCCTCTGCAAATGCCGGGAATCCGAGGAAGACGAGGAATGCGATTACGTCGTGTGCAATCCTATGACCCGGCAGTGGACCGTGCTGCCTCCTATAGTATGGCAGGACGAAGAGGATGGTGAACCTGTGTATTTCAGAGTGGTGCAGCCCTTCCTGGGTTTCGACCCGGCCTTTCCATCTCGCTTTGTGGTGTTTTCGCCCCTGGTCGAGGTGTGCGACGATGTGGCGATATACTCGTCGGAAACTGGGCGATGGACTCGCAACAGTGAGTGGGGGGATAACAGCGAGTATCCTTCTTTTTCTGCAGAATGTGCCTTCCTGAATGGCATGATGCATTTTCTGCATCTGGTGATCGAGGAACCTTTAATTGCCGTAGTGGACACAGAGGGGGATGTTTGTGGGGAAATTACTCTGCCGGAAGGAATGGAAGACGCCAGTTCTGGTTATAGTTCAATTGGGTACTCTCAAGGGAAATTGCATGCCTGGTATATGCATCCTCATTATTACGAACTCTCTGTGTGGGTACTTGAGGATTATGCTAGTGAAAAGTGGACCCTAAAGCATACTGTTGACGTTCCAGAACTGTTTGGAAGGGAATCCACTGAAGAGGATTGTGACGAAGAGGACAGGACCTATAAGTATGAGATGTTTGCAATTCATCCAGAGCATAATTTGATTTTCCTTACTGACTGGAAGGAGGTGAATCTGTCCTATGATATGGATAGCAAGGAAGTGCATCTTATGTGCACTTCTGGAGATTTCCTGGGTGGCCTACCTTATATTCCCTCTTTTGCGGATCTGGTTGTTGGATGA